One Tachypleus tridentatus isolate NWPU-2018 chromosome 3, ASM421037v1, whole genome shotgun sequence DNA window includes the following coding sequences:
- the LOC143247833 gene encoding nucleoside diphosphate kinase A-like translates to MVVGCLLALYAYLSPVMAAHRERTFVMVKPDGVQRGLVGEIIQRFEKKGFKLVGMKFLQADEVLLKKHYEELAGRPFFNGLIKYMQMGPVVAMAWEGLNIVKTGRDIIGATNPMESSPGTIRGDLCIQVGRNIIHGSDSVPSAERELALWFDTKELVCWKQEMETWIYEEN, encoded by the exons ATGGTGGTAGGTTGTCTTCTGGCTTTGTATGCTTATCTTTCCCCAGTTATGGCAGCCCATAGAGAAAGAACATTTGTAATGGTAAAGCCTGATGGTGTCCAACGTGGCCTTGTTGGTGAAATAATTCAACGATTTGAGAAAAAGGGATTCAAGTTGGTTGGTATGAAATTTTTGCAG GCTGATGAAGTGCTCCTAAAGAAACATTATGAAGAGCTGGCAGGCCGACCTTTCTTTAATGGCCTTATTAAGTACATGCAGATGGGGCCTGTGGTTGCCATG GCATGGGAAGGTCTAAATATCGTTAAGACGGGCAGGGACATTATTGGAGCGACCAACCCCATGGAATCGAGTCCAGGTACCATTCGTGGTGATCTCTGTATTCAGGTTGGAAG AAACATCATCCACGGTAGTGACTCTGTCCCTAGTGCAGAGAGAGAACTGGCATTGTGGTTTGACACAAAAGAGCTTGTTTGTTGGAAGCAAGAAATGGAAACATGGATCTATGAAGAAAACTAA